Proteins from one Gimesia maris genomic window:
- a CDS encoding type II secretion system F family protein produces the protein MATDAAVNTKNMENFSDILRDQDRYAVNDSKQLGNRLNGGFDELIIHSGLDANPGVILFLCLMTATLAGGLIFILQENFLSTSIAFMVGGMAPIGYLIFSRSRRQNKINDQLSDMIDELARAAKTGRSLTHCFINVAEKTPAPLGDELKEASRRLQMGVSMKAALDGLYERTGVASLNILSMALIVHQETGGDLVKVLERLARTIRDRVLFLGRLRTATAGSRATAVLMILLPPLILGFFILRDPTYLTTLMASSWGRGATFTAIALQVIGSLWVLRVLKTSQRS, from the coding sequence ATGGCCACTGACGCCGCTGTTAACACCAAAAATATGGAAAACTTTTCGGATATCCTCCGCGATCAGGATCGGTATGCTGTCAACGATTCCAAGCAGCTTGGAAACCGTTTGAATGGCGGTTTTGATGAGTTGATTATCCACTCCGGGCTTGATGCCAACCCGGGGGTGATCCTGTTTCTCTGCCTGATGACTGCAACCCTGGCTGGTGGCCTGATATTCATCCTGCAGGAAAACTTCCTTTCCACATCGATTGCCTTCATGGTAGGGGGTATGGCTCCGATCGGGTACCTGATATTCAGCAGGTCACGCCGTCAAAATAAGATCAATGACCAGTTGTCCGATATGATTGACGAGCTGGCACGTGCTGCTAAAACCGGACGCAGTCTGACACATTGTTTCATCAATGTTGCTGAGAAAACACCTGCTCCCCTGGGAGATGAACTCAAGGAAGCATCACGACGTTTACAGATGGGTGTTTCCATGAAGGCAGCTTTGGACGGTCTGTACGAGCGAACCGGAGTCGCCAGTTTGAACATTCTTTCGATGGCGTTGATTGTCCATCAGGAAACCGGGGGGGACCTGGTGAAAGTTCTGGAACGCCTGGCACGAACCATTCGCGACCGTGTACTGTTCCTGGGACGTCTGCGGACAGCGACGGCCGGTAGCCGTGCCACTGCGGTCCTGATGATTTTGCTGCCACCACTGATTTTAGGGTTCTTCATATTAAGAGATCCGACCTATCTGACGACTTTGATGGCTTCTTCCTGGGGGCGGG
- a CDS encoding CpaF family protein: MVLQSETTVVSPTADAKKAFQRLKTKLHHQMVDAIDFSKAGELPEEDLRIKLRGLAEHLCMQQDIALDQTNRDIMVREILDEIYGFGPLEPLMNDPEISDVLVNGADRVFIERNGLLEETDISFADDEHLLQLIHRLVGRAGRRIDEVSPMVDAKLPDGSRLNAVIPPLALKGPTLSIRRFRTQALLFDDMVKKRSLAPDMARFLEMAVHGRLNILISGGTGAGKTTLLNNLSRYISAKERIVTIEQTAELQLQQPDVVSLEARPSNIEGQGEINQRDLLKNSLRMRPDRVIVGESRGGEVLEMLQAMNTGHDGSMSTVHANDTRDALDRLELMIALSGAELPNSIARRYIASAVHLLVHISRLPNGERKVMRISELIGFQNGEYMVEDLFVFRITSVEKNGQVNGAFYATGHHPVAMNWLTQTNFDDCEDLFHARELKLSDIPSEQQDGQEQ, encoded by the coding sequence ATGGTATTACAAAGTGAAACAACCGTAGTCAGTCCGACTGCTGATGCCAAAAAAGCCTTCCAGAGGCTCAAGACCAAACTGCACCACCAGATGGTGGACGCCATCGATTTTTCCAAGGCGGGAGAACTGCCTGAAGAAGATCTGCGTATCAAGCTGCGTGGACTGGCAGAACATCTTTGTATGCAGCAGGATATCGCCCTCGATCAGACTAACCGGGATATCATGGTCCGGGAAATTCTTGATGAAATCTATGGGTTCGGTCCCCTGGAGCCATTAATGAACGATCCGGAAATCAGCGATGTGCTGGTCAACGGAGCCGACCGGGTATTCATCGAACGCAATGGTCTGCTGGAAGAAACCGATATCAGTTTTGCTGACGATGAACACTTATTGCAGCTCATCCATCGACTGGTCGGACGCGCCGGTCGTCGTATCGATGAAGTTTCGCCGATGGTCGACGCCAAGCTTCCGGATGGCTCCCGTCTGAACGCGGTGATTCCTCCCCTGGCATTGAAAGGCCCTACACTTTCCATTCGTCGTTTCCGCACCCAGGCTTTGTTATTTGACGACATGGTCAAAAAACGATCACTGGCGCCGGACATGGCTCGATTTCTTGAGATGGCCGTTCATGGTCGCCTGAATATTCTGATCAGTGGTGGTACCGGTGCCGGTAAAACGACTTTGTTGAATAACCTGAGTCGGTACATTTCTGCCAAAGAACGAATTGTGACCATTGAACAGACCGCGGAACTGCAACTCCAGCAGCCCGACGTCGTTTCACTGGAAGCACGTCCTTCCAACATCGAAGGCCAGGGAGAAATCAACCAGCGTGACCTGTTGAAAAACAGTCTGCGAATGCGTCCTGACCGGGTGATCGTCGGGGAATCGCGTGGTGGTGAGGTGCTGGAAATGCTGCAGGCGATGAATACGGGTCACGATGGTTCGATGAGTACTGTTCACGCCAACGACACCCGTGACGCGCTGGACCGTCTGGAACTGATGATTGCCTTGTCGGGTGCCGAACTGCCTAACTCGATTGCCCGGCGGTATATCGCCTCTGCGGTTCACCTGCTGGTACACATCAGCCGCCTCCCGAATGGTGAGCGTAAAGTAATGCGTATCTCGGAGCTGATCGGCTTTCAGAATGGCGAATATATGGTAGAAGACCTGTTTGTCTTTCGGATCACAAGTGTAGAGAAAAATGGTCAGGTCAATGGTGCCTTCTACGCCACCGGACATCATCCTGTAGCGATGAACTGGTTAACGCAGACCAACTTCGATGACTGCGAAGATCTGTTCCACGCCCGTGAACTGAAACTCTCTGATATTCCATCAGAACAACAGGATGGACAGGAGCAATAA